A single window of Nitrospirae bacterium CG2_30_53_67 DNA harbors:
- a CDS encoding integration host factor subunit beta has translation MTKAELVETVVENINGLTKKQTEVIVNTIFDSIKDALARGDKVELRGFGSFKIRERRSRDGRNPKTGDLVQVPSKRVPFFKAGKELKVRVDS, from the coding sequence ATGACAAAGGCAGAACTGGTGGAGACTGTCGTTGAGAACATAAATGGTTTAACGAAGAAGCAGACTGAAGTCATTGTGAACACGATATTTGACAGTATAAAAGACGCCCTGGCACGCGGCGACAAAGTGGAACTGAGGGGTTTCGGAAGTTTCAAGATTCGCGAAAGACGATCCAGGGATGGCCGCAACCCCAAGACCGGCGATCTGGTCCAAGTCCCTTCCAAGAGAGTCCCTTTTTTCAAGGCAGGGAAAGAACTCAAGGTTCGTGTAGACAGTTGA